One genomic region from Anaerobacillus sp. CMMVII encodes:
- the nth gene encoding endonuclease III — MLTKKKIEEEVLVQMEKMFPEAHCELNHENPFELTIAVLLSAQCTDVLVNKVTKDLFQKYKTPEDYLAVPLEELENDIRRIGLYRNKAKNIKKLSQALIEEYGGVIPRERDELVKLAGVGRKTANVVISVAFGTPAIAVDTHVERVSKRLGICKWKDSVLEVENTLMRKIPKHLWSDTHHRFIFFGRYHCKAQSPQCEICPLLHLCREGKKRLKGGKDEKN, encoded by the coding sequence ATGCTTACCAAAAAGAAAATTGAAGAAGAAGTATTAGTGCAAATGGAGAAAATGTTTCCTGAGGCCCATTGTGAACTGAACCATGAAAATCCGTTTGAGCTAACAATTGCTGTATTGTTATCCGCACAATGTACAGATGTTTTAGTTAACAAAGTAACAAAAGATCTGTTTCAGAAATATAAAACGCCTGAAGACTATTTAGCGGTTCCACTTGAAGAACTTGAAAATGATATCAGAAGAATTGGTTTGTATCGTAATAAAGCCAAGAATATTAAAAAATTATCTCAGGCCCTTATCGAAGAATACGGTGGTGTAATACCGAGAGAAAGAGATGAATTAGTTAAATTAGCTGGAGTAGGTCGTAAAACAGCAAACGTTGTGATCTCGGTGGCATTTGGCACCCCAGCTATTGCAGTTGATACCCATGTTGAACGAGTGAGTAAGCGCTTAGGAATTTGTAAATGGAAAGACTCAGTACTAGAAGTTGAAAATACATTAATGCGAAAAATTCCAAAACATCTTTGGTCGGATACTCATCACCGTTTTATCTTTTTTGGTAGATACCATTGCAAAGCTCAATCACCTCAATGTGAAATTTGCCCACTGTTGCACTTATGTAGAGAAGGGAAGAAGCGCTTAAAAGGAGGAAAAGATGAAAAAAATTAG
- a CDS encoding DnaD domain-containing protein, which produces MDRKMMINWINEGTVSIPSRLIQDYKKLKLTESEVMLLIHVYSFLQQGTSFPTPEILANRMSHSEADSMQMLQSLMKRGFLELQETKDENNSISEAFSLAPLWDKLIMLSYEQKEEKQVAAKADDERTLYHLFEGEFGRPLSPMECELINIWLDQESYNPNLIKAALMESVVSGKRNLRYIDRILIEWNKNGVKTVKEAKEYGEKFRNHQYKSTTPTQAEPKKKFPSYNWLKD; this is translated from the coding sequence ATGGACCGAAAGATGATGATAAATTGGATTAACGAAGGCACGGTATCAATACCTAGCAGACTTATTCAAGATTATAAAAAGCTTAAACTAACTGAAAGTGAAGTTATGTTGCTCATTCATGTGTACTCGTTTCTGCAACAAGGAACTAGTTTTCCAACACCGGAAATTCTAGCTAATAGAATGAGCCACTCTGAAGCAGATTCAATGCAAATGCTGCAAAGCCTTATGAAAAGGGGATTCTTAGAACTACAGGAAACCAAAGATGAGAACAATAGTATATCTGAGGCATTCTCCTTAGCGCCTTTATGGGACAAGCTGATCATGTTATCGTATGAGCAAAAAGAAGAAAAGCAAGTGGCAGCAAAGGCCGATGATGAACGAACATTGTATCATTTATTCGAGGGTGAGTTTGGACGTCCATTGTCACCGATGGAGTGTGAACTTATCAACATTTGGTTGGACCAAGAAAGCTATAATCCAAATCTTATTAAAGCAGCATTAATGGAGAGTGTTGTTTCCGGAAAACGAAATCTTCGCTATATTGATCGAATTTTAATTGAATGGAACAAAAATGGTGTTAAAACAGTCAAAGAAGCCAAAGAATACGGTGAAAAATTCCGTAATCATCAATACAAGTCAACAACCCCAACACAAGCAGAACCCAAGAAGAAATTTCCTTCGTATAATTGGCTAAAGGACTAG
- the racA gene encoding chromosome-anchoring protein RacA: MEKILKTKEVSEELGVNPTTVQRWIKYFDIPCKTNELGHYLIAEQELNTLQNIKERLNRGFTMKEIREKNDPVQVVKEKKEKMIATNILEDKLEQLMIHIEQLERKLSVKADEVVEYQVLQHRNELDNLFTMITKIDERMNRIEQQLPVITQKVVGGSEHNVPEQLKKPRKNKLMRIFSF, encoded by the coding sequence ATGGAAAAAATACTTAAAACAAAAGAGGTTTCTGAGGAGTTAGGTGTCAATCCAACAACGGTTCAAAGGTGGATTAAATACTTTGACATCCCATGTAAAACGAATGAACTTGGTCATTACTTAATCGCAGAACAGGAGCTAAATACGCTTCAAAATATAAAAGAACGACTGAATAGAGGTTTTACAATGAAGGAAATTCGTGAGAAAAATGATCCAGTACAAGTTGTGAAGGAGAAAAAAGAAAAGATGATAGCAACCAATATTCTTGAGGATAAACTAGAACAACTAATGATTCATATAGAGCAACTTGAAAGAAAACTTTCTGTGAAGGCAGATGAAGTGGTGGAATATCAAGTTTTACAACATCGTAATGAGCTTGACAACTTATTTACAATGATAACAAAAATCGATGAACGTATGAATCGAATTGAACAACAGTTACCTGTAATTACACAGAAGGTTGTTGGTGGAAGTGAACATAATGTTCCTGAACAATTGAAAAAACCACGTAAAAATAAATTGATGAGAATCTTTTCTTTCTAG
- a CDS encoding transglycosylase domain-containing protein — MSEDLRTRQGRRKVKESNKNNSGKKKGMMKKILIAFSIFMAILVVAGGITVFSIIKDAPPLDPSKLRLANNPEIFDQNDELFTTLSASENRRSASILDIPQLLEDAFISVEDVRFREHFGIDIRRIGGAVRANVTGGFGAEGASTITQQVVKNLFLTSEKKVTRKLQEQYMAIKLEQSYSKDQILEMYLNAIFFSEGAWGVVEAADRYFSKTLDELAIEDVALLAGIPQRPNFFNPFNNPEEAQKRRNIVITLMERHGKITAAEAETAKAVKIEEQLKRSEKNSYPYQSFLDQVLKEVEAIEGITSNDIYTGGLKIYTTLDQEAQAYTEKLLQTDIITFPDEAFQAGITVVDTKTGEIKAIGGGRQKDKIKRGFSWATDSRRSPGSTIKPILDYGPAIEHLKWSTYHQIKDEPHQYSNGVPIRNFNGRYSGDVSMRYALQKSLNIPALKAFQAVGIDKAAEFGKGLGIPLDTIEESYSLGGFTNGFSTLELAGAYAAFGNEGVYHKPHTVKKVVFPDGRTINLAPDSEVAMSDYTAFMVTDMLKSAVGPAGTGPRAKVDGLPMAGKTGTSNFDEEEKKRYNITNGAKDIWFAGYTTNYSIAVWTGYDTPEDGYLKYDGHSEHVAKYLFKELMAEISKGKETPDFTQPSSVVRVGVEKSTGLLPSPTTPKDEIIYEYFVKGTEPTEVSEVFAKPMAPQDFMGEFHELTDQIILTWTFPDEGRQNHLFELQVSINDGAYSVLSLSDEMQHIIFNPQDDALYRFRLVTVSTLNDQLRSDPIELSIVVPMKQVEEEEEPIITIPDPIDIIGGGDDDDDDDDDDGDVSGENDDNDETENE; from the coding sequence ATGTCAGAAGATTTACGTACAAGGCAAGGTCGTCGTAAAGTTAAGGAATCAAACAAGAATAATTCAGGCAAGAAAAAAGGTATGATGAAAAAAATCTTAATTGCATTTTCAATTTTCATGGCTATTTTGGTAGTAGCTGGTGGCATAACAGTTTTTTCAATCATTAAAGATGCGCCACCACTTGACCCTAGTAAGCTAAGATTAGCTAATAACCCAGAAATATTTGACCAAAATGATGAACTCTTTACTACGTTAAGTGCATCAGAGAACCGTCGCTCAGCTAGCATTTTAGATATACCACAGTTGTTAGAAGATGCTTTTATTTCGGTTGAAGATGTGCGCTTTCGCGAACACTTTGGAATTGACATTCGCCGAATCGGTGGTGCTGTTCGAGCAAATGTTACTGGTGGCTTTGGTGCTGAAGGTGCAAGTACAATCACCCAACAGGTAGTTAAGAACTTATTCTTAACTTCTGAAAAAAAGGTCACTCGGAAATTACAAGAACAATACATGGCAATTAAATTAGAACAGTCTTACTCAAAAGATCAAATTTTAGAAATGTATTTAAATGCGATTTTCTTTTCAGAAGGAGCCTGGGGTGTTGTTGAGGCAGCTGATCGCTACTTTAGTAAAACGTTAGACGAATTAGCAATTGAAGATGTTGCACTTTTAGCTGGTATCCCTCAGCGCCCAAATTTCTTTAATCCTTTTAACAATCCAGAAGAGGCACAAAAACGCAGAAATATTGTAATTACCCTAATGGAACGCCATGGAAAGATTACCGCTGCTGAAGCAGAAACAGCAAAAGCAGTGAAAATTGAAGAACAATTAAAGCGGTCCGAAAAAAATTCTTATCCGTACCAGTCATTTCTAGACCAAGTTCTTAAAGAAGTTGAAGCAATTGAAGGAATTACTTCAAATGACATTTATACTGGTGGTTTAAAAATTTATACAACACTTGACCAAGAAGCGCAAGCATATACAGAGAAGCTATTACAAACCGATATTATTACTTTCCCTGACGAAGCTTTCCAAGCTGGAATTACGGTAGTCGATACGAAGACTGGGGAAATAAAAGCTATTGGTGGTGGCCGCCAAAAAGACAAAATCAAACGTGGCTTTAGCTGGGCAACAGACTCACGTCGATCGCCTGGTTCAACGATTAAACCGATCTTAGATTATGGCCCGGCCATTGAACATCTAAAGTGGTCGACATACCACCAAATTAAAGATGAACCGCATCAGTACTCAAACGGTGTACCTATAAGAAACTTTAACGGTCGTTATTCTGGTGATGTATCAATGCGTTACGCATTGCAGAAATCATTAAACATCCCGGCTTTAAAAGCATTTCAAGCTGTCGGGATTGATAAGGCTGCTGAATTCGGAAAAGGACTAGGGATCCCATTAGATACAATTGAAGAATCGTATTCTCTTGGTGGTTTTACAAATGGATTTTCAACTTTAGAACTTGCAGGAGCGTATGCAGCCTTCGGAAATGAAGGTGTCTACCACAAACCACATACAGTTAAAAAAGTTGTTTTCCCTGATGGAAGAACCATTAATTTAGCACCTGACTCTGAAGTAGCAATGAGTGATTATACAGCGTTTATGGTAACAGATATGCTTAAATCTGCAGTAGGTCCAGCAGGTACGGGTCCACGTGCCAAAGTAGATGGGCTTCCAATGGCTGGTAAAACAGGTACCTCTAACTTTGACGAAGAAGAGAAAAAGCGTTATAACATTACAAATGGCGCGAAAGATATTTGGTTTGCAGGTTATACGACCAACTACTCGATCGCTGTCTGGACCGGCTATGATACACCAGAGGATGGGTATCTAAAGTACGATGGTCATAGTGAACACGTTGCCAAATATCTCTTTAAAGAATTGATGGCTGAAATTTCAAAAGGAAAAGAAACTCCCGACTTTACACAGCCAAGCAGTGTAGTTCGAGTTGGTGTTGAAAAATCTACTGGTTTACTTCCAAGTCCGACAACACCGAAAGATGAGATCATTTACGAATACTTTGTCAAAGGAACAGAACCCACAGAGGTATCGGAGGTTTTTGCAAAACCAATGGCACCTCAGGACTTTATGGGAGAATTCCATGAACTTACAGACCAAATAATTTTAACTTGGACTTTCCCAGATGAAGGACGTCAAAACCACTTGTTTGAACTACAGGTGTCCATAAATGATGGGGCGTATTCAGTCCTTTCTCTTTCAGATGAAATGCAACATATCATCTTTAATCCCCAAGATGATGCACTTTACCGTTTTAGACTAGTAACTGTCTCCACTTTAAACGACCAGTTAAGAAGTGATCCAATTGAATTATCAATTGTGGTTCCAATGAAACAAGTTGAAGAAGAAGAAGAACCAATTATTACAATTCCTGACCCAATAGATATTATTGGTGGCGGAGATGACGATGATGATGATGACGACGATGATGGGGACGTTAGTGGCGAAAACGATGATAATGATGAGACTGAAAACGAATAA
- a CDS encoding DUF2515 domain-containing protein, with protein sequence MTIYSLSSSEKELIRKVYKEIEAGNIDNISRTVFYEQFYLRNKEIIWAFLASFVSRNAGWNMTDLEGDLFRELIPQNYREILFLTYERANWLIFSDAYPQLLIYEISKREGKPLFHLLKFFHISKYIEVEWQRFWRDKDVERLCKALIVNEQHVIQKPVIEDSFYKAKVFRSLPFIAEDKLHFSTVLFPTLDGRLYGYSVHGFTKVKNRIELGKRLNWLLFHSNEKEKIREFAAQVNHTGSRYDYEKFVKKVARKRTPTLKSTFPVIHHHRGEYRDWFSKKDARKVENYLKEPTLIGDYDLTDWYYQKQQQLQLAAKIEQKLLNLIK encoded by the coding sequence ATGACTATATACTCATTATCGTCTTCAGAGAAAGAACTTATAAGAAAAGTTTACAAAGAAATCGAAGCAGGTAATATAGATAATATTTCACGTACCGTATTTTATGAGCAGTTTTATTTAAGGAACAAAGAAATTATTTGGGCCTTTTTAGCAAGTTTCGTGTCGAGAAATGCCGGGTGGAATATGACTGATTTAGAGGGGGACCTGTTTCGTGAGTTAATCCCACAGAATTATCGGGAAATTTTATTTTTAACCTACGAACGAGCGAATTGGCTAATCTTTTCCGATGCGTATCCGCAGTTACTTATCTACGAAATTTCTAAACGAGAGGGAAAGCCGTTATTTCATTTACTGAAATTCTTTCACATATCAAAATATATTGAAGTTGAATGGCAGAGGTTTTGGCGTGATAAAGATGTTGAGCGATTATGTAAAGCGCTTATTGTTAATGAGCAGCATGTCATACAAAAACCAGTGATCGAGGATTCCTTTTATAAAGCTAAAGTATTTCGAAGTTTGCCATTTATAGCTGAAGATAAATTACATTTTAGTACTGTTCTCTTTCCGACACTTGATGGAAGACTCTACGGGTATTCAGTGCATGGGTTTACTAAAGTGAAAAATAGAATTGAACTTGGAAAAAGACTTAATTGGTTATTGTTTCATTCAAATGAAAAAGAGAAAATTCGTGAATTTGCAGCTCAAGTAAATCATACGGGTTCAAGATATGATTACGAAAAATTTGTAAAAAAAGTAGCTAGAAAACGTACTCCGACCTTGAAATCGACCTTTCCGGTAATTCACCACCATCGAGGTGAATATAGAGACTGGTTTTCTAAAAAAGATGCCCGAAAAGTTGAAAATTACCTGAAGGAGCCGACATTAATAGGCGATTACGATTTAACAGATTGGTACTATCAAAAACAACAGCAGCTTCAACTAGCTGCAAAAATTGAACAGAAATTACTAAACTTAATTAAGTAA
- a CDS encoding ferritin: MVSENLVKALNEQMNFEFESAQVYLAMAAYCSAESLDGFANFFIVQAEEERFHAMKFFNFINDIGHRAIITGFENPSNEYKSMLDAFEKGLAHEKLVTKKIYNLADIALNEREHATMTFLKWFIEEQVEEEASFDTIIQKLKRIENDSNAFFMLDNEFATRTFTPPAE; the protein is encoded by the coding sequence ATGGTCAGTGAAAATTTAGTAAAAGCATTAAACGAACAAATGAACTTTGAATTTGAATCAGCACAAGTGTACTTAGCTATGGCTGCCTATTGCTCGGCTGAAAGCCTTGATGGCTTTGCTAATTTCTTTATCGTTCAAGCGGAAGAAGAAAGATTTCATGCAATGAAGTTTTTTAATTTTATTAACGATATCGGCCACCGCGCAATTATTACTGGTTTTGAAAATCCTAGTAATGAATATAAATCGATGCTCGATGCCTTTGAAAAAGGCTTAGCTCACGAAAAGCTTGTCACTAAAAAAATCTACAACTTAGCTGATATTGCGTTAAATGAACGAGAGCATGCAACGATGACGTTCTTAAAATGGTTTATTGAAGAGCAAGTCGAAGAAGAAGCAAGTTTCGATACAATCATTCAAAAATTAAAACGTATTGAAAATGACAGCAATGCATTCTTTATGTTAGACAATGAATTTGCAACTCGCACATTCACCCCTCCAGCTGAATAA
- a CDS encoding YpoC family protein, translating to MKKIRIPEAFVLAPFFYEHEEIQFNQGAEFIDMINDEPLIFDVLHYLSEDHLKPWLDKNVYIPQLLEDWQKTEPLIINFFQVRDRKGALEPMTRMVKLFLAFLFWTNNQPVPNLKNLIASINELKVKPVNSEERIGYILSAPNHHHAYTQLKQLFIEQQKNMQL from the coding sequence ATGAAAAAAATTAGAATTCCTGAAGCGTTCGTACTTGCCCCTTTTTTTTATGAACATGAAGAAATTCAATTTAATCAGGGTGCAGAATTTATTGATATGATAAATGATGAACCACTCATTTTTGATGTATTGCATTATTTATCCGAGGATCATTTAAAACCCTGGCTAGATAAAAACGTATATATTCCTCAGTTACTAGAGGATTGGCAGAAAACTGAGCCGTTAATTATCAATTTTTTTCAGGTACGCGACCGAAAAGGGGCGTTAGAGCCTATGACACGAATGGTTAAGCTCTTTTTAGCATTTCTTTTCTGGACGAATAATCAACCTGTACCTAATCTAAAGAACCTTATCGCCTCAATTAATGAACTAAAAGTTAAGCCAGTTAATAGTGAGGAAAGAATTGGCTATATTCTATCAGCACCCAATCATCATCATGCTTATACGCAATTGAAACAGCTATTTATTGAGCAACAAAAAAATATGCAATTATAA
- a CDS encoding sulfurtransferase, whose translation MLKHIVTSEWLTQHIDDSKVKILDCRFELGSPFAGFEAYLKDHIPNAIYVDLEKDMSSSVKDHGGRHPLPNLEDFIAKLGAIGIDETVTVVAYDDQGGAMASRLWWLLKYIGHGEVFVLDIPYSTWKNKGYKVEASIPLVDKVHFTPILNETMLCSVEEVNKATNSDQVVLIDSRDRLRYLGIEEPIDKKAGHIPSAVNYFWKDCLTNTGHWQTQAQQEERFKEIDKNKEIIVYCGSGVTACPNVLALKSLGYKNVKLYLGSWSDWISYPENKVSK comes from the coding sequence ATGTTAAAACATATAGTTACTAGTGAGTGGCTTACACAACACATTGATGATTCAAAAGTAAAGATTTTAGACTGCCGTTTTGAGTTAGGCAGTCCCTTTGCAGGGTTTGAAGCTTATTTGAAAGACCATATTCCAAATGCGATTTATGTTGACCTGGAAAAGGACATGTCTAGTTCTGTGAAAGATCATGGTGGGCGACACCCGCTTCCAAACCTTGAGGATTTTATTGCTAAATTGGGGGCAATTGGTATTGACGAGACGGTAACAGTTGTTGCTTATGATGATCAAGGGGGAGCAATGGCTTCAAGATTATGGTGGCTACTCAAATATATTGGCCATGGAGAAGTTTTTGTATTAGACATTCCCTATTCAACTTGGAAAAATAAAGGTTACAAGGTGGAAGCCTCTATTCCTCTAGTGGATAAGGTTCATTTTACCCCTATTCTTAATGAAACTATGCTTTGTTCTGTGGAAGAGGTTAACAAAGCTACTAATAGCGATCAAGTAGTACTTATTGATAGTCGTGATCGCCTGCGCTACTTAGGGATCGAAGAACCAATTGATAAAAAAGCTGGGCACATTCCATCAGCTGTAAATTATTTTTGGAAAGACTGTTTAACGAATACCGGGCATTGGCAAACGCAAGCTCAACAAGAAGAGAGATTTAAAGAGATTGATAAGAATAAAGAGATCATTGTTTATTGTGGCTCAGGGGTTACAGCTTGTCCAAATGTGTTGGCTTTAAAGTCTTTAGGTTATAAAAATGTTAAGCTGTATTTAGGTAGTTGGAGTGATTGGATATCATATCCAGAGAATAAGGTAAGTAAATAG